Within the Polaribacter pectinis genome, the region CTTATTTTACAGCAGGTGTAAAAGAAGTTAGAGCTTGGACAATTCCTATTGGTTCTACTGCACCTCAAGCAGCAGGAGTAATTCATACGGATTTCGAAAAAGGATTTATTAGAGCAGAAACAATTGCTTACGAAGATTATGTTGCTTATGGTTCTGAAGCAAAAGTGAAAGAAGCTGGTAAAATGAGAGTAGAAGGTAAAGATTATGTTGTAAAAGATGGCGATGTAATGCATTTTAGATTTAACGTATAAATCTTAATTCATAATAAAAATTCATAAAAAATCCCAATAAGAAATTATTGGGATTTTTCTATTAAATCTCTTATCCATTTATTTGGAATTAGATCTTTTAAAAGAATAATTTTGAAAAGTAACTTAATAACTATTTAAAATTTCTAAAACTTCTGCTTTCTTTCTTACAGAAACAGGAACATTAGATTTGTCAGTTAATAAAAGATAACCACCATCAGATTTTATAAACTCTTTTATGTATTTTATATTTATTAAATGACTTTGGTGTACTCTTAAAAAACCCACTTCTTTTAACATGTCTGCGTAATATTTTAATGTTTTTGAAACTAATATTTTAGAGCCATCTTTAAAATAAAATGTTGTGTAATTATTGTCTGATTTACAGCGAATAATATCAACAATATTTACAACAATTATCTTATCTGAAGTATGTAAAGAAATCTTTTTAGGTTTGTTGTTAGGAGATGTAACAGCTTGCTGTAAAACTTCTAATTGCGCTTTATCTGGTTGAATTTGATCTTTAACTTTATCAATGGCAATTTCTAGATCTGAATCTG harbors:
- a CDS encoding LytR/AlgR family response regulator transcription factor, producing the protein MQKLTAIIVEDNPLALEMLTTDISNNHKEIEIIGTATSVVEAAKLLRKKQPNILFLDIMLGDGTGFDILEIFHDLQSKIIFVTASDAHAIKAFKFSAIDYILKPYSDSDLEIAIDKVKDQIQPDKAQLEVLQQAVTSPNNKPKKISLHTSDKIIVVNIVDIIRCKSDNNYTTFYFKDGSKILVSKTLKYYADMLKEVGFLRVHQSHLINIKYIKEFIKSDGGYLLLTDKSNVPVSVRKKAEVLEILNSY